In a single window of the Anaerotruncus rubiinfantis genome:
- a CDS encoding permease yields MTRFSKIMLRYRFFTVLLLLNIGLSFIAPEIGKKTLLLSLDNLLEMLSIIPPVFILLGLMDVWIPKEIMMKYMGKGAGIKGGVFAFALGSFSAGPLYAAFPIAAIFLKKGVSLTNVFIFIGAWSAEKIPMMLFEVTQLGGKFAISRFVLNLIGTILLAFVVEKTTSEEEYQKILQTACNQLEAK; encoded by the coding sequence ATGACCCGCTTTTCGAAAATTATGTTAAGATATCGGTTTTTTACTGTTTTATTGCTGTTAAATATCGGTTTGTCATTCATTGCTCCTGAAATCGGGAAAAAAACACTGTTGCTTTCTCTTGACAATCTATTGGAAATGCTGTCAATCATCCCACCGGTTTTTATTCTATTAGGCCTGATGGATGTCTGGATTCCCAAAGAAATTATGATGAAATATATGGGTAAGGGCGCAGGAATAAAAGGCGGCGTTTTTGCTTTTGCATTGGGTTCTTTTTCAGCCGGGCCGCTTTACGCAGCATTCCCGATAGCCGCTATTTTTTTAAAAAAGGGCGTTTCTCTCACAAATGTTTTTATCTTCATCGGGGCATGGTCAGCAGAGAAGATACCGATGATGTTGTTTGAAGTTACGCAGTTGGGAGGCAAATTTGCCATATCCCGGTTCGTTTTAAATTTAATTGGAACGATTCTCCTCGCTTTTGTTGTTGAAAAAACGACAAGCGAGGAAGAATATCAAAAAATACTGCAAACAGCCTGTAATCAGCTGGAAGCAAAATGA
- a CDS encoding permease, with protein MFPKILYAIAAMWLILSFFKDRQKTKSAIKKAWESFEKILPSILSVLLLIGLILAALDTETISKLLGTESGAWGMFVAAVIGCVTLIPGFVAFPLAASLLRAGAGYAQISIFISTLMMVGVATFPLEEKYFGRLTAFKRNSLSLAIAIITSCVIGVIMR; from the coding sequence GTGTTTCCTAAAATCCTTTATGCGATTGCGGCGATGTGGCTGATTTTGTCTTTTTTCAAGGACCGCCAAAAGACAAAATCAGCGATAAAAAAGGCATGGGAATCATTCGAAAAAATCCTGCCATCCATTTTGAGCGTACTGCTTTTAATTGGTTTGATTTTGGCGGCACTGGATACGGAGACGATCTCCAAACTTCTCGGTACGGAATCGGGGGCTTGGGGAATGTTTGTTGCTGCTGTGATTGGCTGTGTTACTCTCATTCCCGGATTTGTGGCTTTTCCTTTGGCGGCGTCTTTATTGCGCGCGGGAGCGGGTTATGCACAGATTTCAATTTTCATTTCCACGCTTATGATGGTCGGGGTCGCAACGTTCCCATTGGAAGAAAAGTATTTTGGAAGGCTTACCGCCTTTAAAAGGAATTCCCTGTCATTGGCAATCGCTATTATTACGTCTTGTGTGATAGGGGTGATTATGAGATGA
- a CDS encoding diguanylate cyclase domain-containing protein — protein MESAFIGTQKCIANEKCEFVHISDKYLRLVGYSRQEIRDQFHNSFFEMVYPEDLDTLRENFSRQLLSSDSFSIDYRVQTKAGKPIWLHDQGKRVTEDGVDFYYCEISDATRYYNLDSYYKGLLNALPNPIIVLDNDLRITFINQSVARDTGISAHEAYGKPCAVFQTPLCGTENCCIKRYLRGDSAAVQYTPDGRINRVSFTPQYNAEGKQIGYISISTDVTELVQTEKELRLSEERYRIALQQTKNTIWEFDIAAKTSYRADASQSAGQNRYTNVPESLIASGAVHPDSVKEIRKMYEAILRGEKTASCTARIRDAAGNYRWLELTSSTVFDEDGVPLRAIGTARDVSAEKEREQQFIQERQYRDSLVSDAIYTYEANLTQDKILRITSGWANLLGVKEMENYSSLIHKAQERAVHPNYRQYIMDILGRNSLLEAFRNGRREVSCEYQQLDNDGEMIWVCNTVYLIQSEVSGDICAFIYLKDIDHQKRQALELQKKAERDQLTGLFNRTASRSLIDRILGDTKGRPCAMFMLDIDNFKQINDTYGHLFGDAVLSETAARLSTLFRKGDVLGRLGGDEFLIFLQGIPNEELALRKAEQVCRQVRSVYSSGGRQCEISGSVGIAFSPRDGGCFDTLYERADIALYHAKDQGKNQFAVYQEGLWKNLVKPLSPRLSQEKNLAKSFSENIGEYIFKILYNARDLDLSVNAVLELLCKHYNTRRSYIVEYDAENDAFSMTFEWCDQGFPSAKGWMQGISLGKYWERFDEDGVFLLEDISGADPALEAIVRRVGSCSLIQCAMVSGGKFRGFLGVDEDRCQRAFSEEERSTLLSAGEIISTFLLNQRNEAERLRLIETLQTLLDKMPNAVYVVEQNTHRLVYCNRRLLRIFPDAMSGRPCYETFRGFSSPCRECPMSGIGGKNESSTEDIYNERLNVWIKTTATRIKWPGAGEHFMLNCVEVTKYKDPKQEE, from the coding sequence ATGGAAAGTGCTTTCATCGGCACGCAGAAGTGCATTGCCAACGAAAAATGTGAATTTGTCCATATTTCTGATAAATACCTGCGGCTGGTCGGTTATTCCCGCCAAGAAATCCGGGATCAGTTTCACAACAGTTTTTTTGAGATGGTCTATCCGGAGGATCTGGACACCCTGCGGGAGAATTTTTCCCGGCAGCTTTTGTCGTCAGACAGCTTTTCGATCGATTACCGGGTGCAGACAAAAGCTGGAAAACCCATCTGGCTGCACGACCAGGGAAAGCGGGTTACGGAAGACGGCGTGGATTTTTATTATTGTGAGATCTCCGACGCCACCCGTTATTACAATCTGGACAGCTATTATAAAGGCCTGCTCAATGCGCTGCCGAACCCGATCATCGTTCTTGACAATGACCTGCGCATCACTTTTATCAACCAAAGTGTGGCGCGTGATACCGGGATTTCAGCGCACGAAGCATACGGCAAGCCGTGCGCGGTTTTTCAGACGCCGTTATGCGGGACCGAGAATTGCTGTATCAAACGTTATCTGCGCGGGGATTCCGCAGCGGTTCAATACACGCCGGACGGCCGGATCAACCGGGTGAGTTTTACCCCGCAGTACAACGCCGAGGGCAAACAGATCGGTTATATCAGTATTTCTACCGATGTGACTGAGCTGGTCCAGACAGAAAAGGAACTGCGGCTGAGCGAAGAACGATACCGCATCGCACTTCAGCAGACCAAAAATACCATCTGGGAGTTTGATATCGCGGCAAAAACGAGCTATCGGGCAGACGCTTCCCAAAGCGCTGGCCAGAACCGGTACACAAACGTCCCGGAATCGCTGATCGCTTCAGGGGCGGTTCATCCGGATTCTGTGAAGGAAATCCGGAAGATGTACGAAGCGATCCTTCGTGGGGAAAAAACCGCCTCCTGTACAGCCAGGATAAGGGATGCGGCGGGGAATTACCGATGGCTCGAACTCACCAGCTCGACCGTTTTCGATGAGGATGGCGTACCGCTGCGCGCAATTGGGACCGCAAGGGATGTAAGCGCCGAAAAGGAGCGTGAACAGCAGTTTATCCAAGAGCGCCAGTATCGGGATTCGCTCGTTTCAGATGCGATCTATACTTATGAAGCCAATCTTACGCAGGATAAAATCTTGCGGATCACCTCCGGCTGGGCCAATCTGCTGGGCGTTAAGGAGATGGAGAACTACTCCAGCCTGATCCACAAGGCGCAGGAACGGGCGGTGCATCCAAACTACCGCCAGTACATAATGGATATACTCGGCCGGAATTCGCTGCTTGAGGCGTTTCGCAATGGACGCCGGGAGGTTTCCTGCGAATATCAGCAGCTCGATAATGACGGCGAGATGATCTGGGTGTGCAACACCGTTTACCTGATCCAGTCGGAGGTCAGCGGGGATATCTGCGCGTTTATCTATCTCAAGGATATCGACCATCAGAAAAGGCAGGCTTTGGAACTGCAGAAAAAAGCCGAGCGTGACCAGCTGACCGGGCTTTTCAACCGGACGGCGTCCCGCTCGCTGATCGACCGGATTCTTGGGGATACGAAAGGGAGACCCTGCGCGATGTTCATGCTGGACATCGATAATTTTAAACAGATCAACGACACCTATGGGCACCTGTTTGGAGATGCGGTCCTTTCTGAAACCGCGGCCCGTCTGAGCACCCTTTTCCGCAAAGGCGATGTGCTTGGCAGGCTGGGCGGGGATGAATTTTTGATCTTCCTGCAGGGCATCCCGAACGAAGAACTGGCGCTCAGAAAAGCGGAGCAGGTCTGCAGGCAGGTGCGCAGCGTCTATTCTTCGGGCGGCAGGCAGTGTGAAATTTCCGGCTCGGTGGGTATCGCTTTTTCCCCACGCGATGGAGGATGCTTCGACACCTTGTATGAACGGGCCGATATCGCCCTTTACCATGCGAAGGATCAGGGGAAGAACCAGTTTGCGGTCTATCAGGAGGGCCTGTGGAAAAACCTTGTGAAGCCGCTTTCCCCCCGCCTCTCGCAGGAAAAGAACCTTGCCAAATCTTTTTCCGAAAACATTGGGGAATACATTTTCAAAATCCTTTATAATGCCAGGGATCTCGATCTTTCGGTCAATGCAGTGCTGGAGCTGCTCTGTAAGCATTATAATACCCGCCGGTCCTATATTGTCGAATACGATGCGGAAAACGACGCCTTCTCGATGACCTTCGAATGGTGTGATCAAGGCTTTCCGTCCGCGAAGGGCTGGATGCAGGGGATCAGCCTAGGAAAATACTGGGAGCGCTTCGATGAGGACGGGGTTTTCCTCCTGGAGGATATCTCCGGAGCAGATCCAGCGCTGGAGGCGATTGTCCGCCGGGTGGGGTCCTGTTCACTGATCCAGTGCGCGATGGTTTCCGGCGGGAAATTCCGCGGCTTCCTCGGGGTGGATGAGGACCGCTGCCAGCGTGCCTTCAGTGAGGAGGAGCGCTCCACGCTGCTGAGCGCGGGGGAGATTATCAGCACCTTCCTGCTCAACCAGCGCAATGAAGCGGAACGCCTGCGGCTGATCGAAACCCTGCAGACTCTTCTGGATAAGATGCCAAACGCGGTCTATGTGGTGGAACAGAACACCCACCGGCTGGTTTACTGCAACAGACGGCTTCTCCGGATATTTCCGGACGCCATGTCCGGCAGGCCATGCTACGAAACCTTTCGGGGATTTTCGAGTCCGTGCCGGGAGTGCCCGATGAGCGGTATTGGGGGGAAGAATGAGTCCAGTACCGAGGACATCTATAACGAACGTCTCAACGTGTGGATCAAAACCACTGCGACCCGGATCAAATGGCCGGGCGCCGGGGAGCATTTCATGCTCAACTGCGTGGAGGTCACAAAGTATAAAGATCCGAAACAGGAAGAATAA
- a CDS encoding glycerol dehydrogenase: MANIIISPGKYVQGKGELKNLKTYVDALGKNPFILVSESGMKRVKAPIEAGFGGKVTFESFRGECSKNEVDRLIGLMGDCDVIVGVGGGKILDTAKAVGYYTKKPVAIVPTIASTDAPCSALSVLYTDEGVFDQYLFLPQNPNLVLIDTDIVSAAPARLLVSGMGDALATYFEARATRASNGSTCAGGKVTKAAIALARLCYETLIEEGLQAKLAVEQKVCTKAVEDVIEANTYLSGIGFESGGLAGAHAIHNGFTVLPQCHSYYHGEKVAFGTLVQLVLENAPSEELEEVIGFCMDVGLPTTLADIGVSDPVAADLMAVANAACAEGESIYNMPLEVTPEKVYAAILGADAIGRYFKAE; the protein is encoded by the coding sequence ATGGCCAATATCATCATTTCGCCCGGAAAGTATGTCCAGGGAAAGGGCGAACTCAAAAATCTCAAAACCTATGTCGACGCGCTTGGGAAAAATCCGTTTATCCTTGTCAGCGAATCCGGCATGAAGCGCGTGAAGGCCCCGATTGAAGCGGGTTTCGGCGGCAAAGTCACCTTTGAAAGCTTTCGCGGCGAATGCAGCAAAAACGAAGTCGACCGCCTCATCGGCCTGATGGGGGACTGCGACGTGATCGTCGGCGTGGGCGGCGGCAAAATTCTCGACACCGCCAAGGCAGTCGGCTACTACACCAAAAAACCGGTTGCGATCGTCCCGACCATTGCCTCCACCGACGCGCCATGCAGCGCGCTTTCGGTCCTCTACACCGATGAGGGCGTTTTTGACCAGTACCTCTTCCTGCCGCAGAACCCGAACCTCGTGCTCATTGACACCGACATCGTGAGCGCCGCGCCGGCACGCCTTTTGGTGAGCGGCATGGGCGACGCGCTCGCCACCTATTTTGAGGCGCGCGCCACCAGAGCCTCAAATGGTTCCACCTGCGCGGGCGGCAAGGTCACCAAGGCAGCGATTGCATTGGCGCGGCTCTGCTATGAAACGCTGATCGAAGAGGGCTTGCAGGCCAAGCTCGCGGTGGAGCAGAAGGTCTGCACCAAAGCGGTCGAAGATGTGATCGAAGCAAACACCTATCTGAGCGGAATCGGTTTCGAGAGCGGCGGCCTGGCGGGCGCACATGCCATCCACAACGGGTTCACCGTCCTGCCCCAGTGCCACAGCTACTATCACGGCGAAAAAGTTGCGTTCGGCACACTGGTACAGCTCGTGCTTGAAAATGCGCCGTCCGAGGAGCTGGAGGAGGTCATCGGATTCTGCATGGACGTCGGTCTGCCGACCACCCTTGCCGATATCGGCGTCTCCGATCCGGTCGCGGCCGACCTGATGGCGGTTGCAAACGCGGCCTGCGCCGAAGGGGAATCGATCTACAACATGCCGCTGGAAGTCACACCCGAAAAGGTCTATGCCGCCATCCTCGGCGCGGACGCCATCGGCCGGTACTTCAAAGCGGAATAA
- the tnpA gene encoding IS200/IS605 family transposase, producing MNDSKSLAHTRWNCKYHIVFAPKYRRKEFYGEKRAEIGKILRELCEWKGVNIVEAEVCEDHIHMLVEIPPKMSVSSFMGFLKGKSSLIIHERHANLKYKHGNRSFWCRGYYVDTAGKNAKKIAEYIKNQLEEDKLQDQLTFREYEDPFKGNK from the coding sequence ATGAATGACAGTAAAAGTTTAGCACATACAAGATGGAATTGCAAATATCATATCGTGTTTGCGCCAAAGTACAGGAGGAAAGAATTCTATGGGGAAAAGAGGGCAGAAATTGGGAAGATATTAAGAGAGTTATGTGAGTGGAAAGGCGTAAATATCGTAGAAGCAGAAGTATGTGAGGATCATATCCATATGCTTGTAGAAATACCGCCAAAGATGAGCGTATCAAGTTTTATGGGATTTCTGAAAGGAAAAAGCAGCTTGATCATTCATGAACGACACGCAAATTTGAAATACAAGCATGGGAATAGATCTTTTTGGTGCCGCGGGTACTATGTAGACACAGCGGGGAAAAACGCCAAAAAGATCGCAGAATACATAAAAAACCAATTGGAAGAAGATAAACTACAGGATCAATTAACGTTTAGAGAATACGAGGACCCTTTTAAGGGGAATAAGTAA
- a CDS encoding Crp/Fnr family transcriptional regulator, giving the protein MDATISVLSECPIFEGVREKDISDILQRIDCTKKRFKKNEILYQTGDSSSCIGIIVFGCLEIKKILPNGNTVSIFHRKRGEMTGGSIVFSSNPRYPCDVLAKEESEVLFIDKSYIFDVLFKNAVIASNMLKISANRIRQFEKRLELFSFSSIQQKIAFSLLNSFKAENDKIVMIPFPKATWAEYLNVSRPSLSRELKFLCEQGVIKMNKNKIVILRKDLLESLLRS; this is encoded by the coding sequence ATGGACGCCACAATAAGCGTATTATCTGAATGTCCTATATTCGAGGGCGTTCGAGAAAAAGACATATCGGATATTTTGCAGCGCATTGACTGCACAAAAAAACGTTTTAAAAAGAACGAAATCCTCTATCAGACAGGGGATTCATCGAGTTGTATCGGTATTATTGTTTTTGGATGCCTGGAAATTAAAAAGATTCTTCCCAATGGAAATACAGTAAGTATATTCCATAGAAAACGGGGGGAAATGACGGGCGGAAGCATTGTTTTTTCAAGCAATCCGCGGTATCCTTGCGATGTCCTGGCAAAGGAAGAAAGTGAAGTCCTGTTTATTGACAAATCGTATATTTTCGATGTGCTGTTCAAAAATGCCGTCATCGCTTCCAATATGCTGAAGATTTCTGCAAACAGAATCAGGCAGTTTGAAAAACGACTTGAGCTATTTTCCTTTTCTTCCATTCAGCAAAAAATAGCGTTTTCGCTGTTGAATAGCTTTAAGGCAGAAAATGATAAAATAGTCATGATTCCTTTTCCTAAAGCAACATGGGCGGAATACTTAAATGTGTCTCGTCCATCGCTGAGCAGAGAACTGAAATTCCTCTGTGAACAGGGCGTTATTAAAATGAACAAAAATAAAATTGTCATTCTGCGGAAAGATTTGCTGGAATCTCTACTGCGCTCTTAA
- a CDS encoding Tex family protein: MDFAAILSKEFNIAKNLVENIIALIDEGNTIPFIARYRKEKTGSCDDQVLRELSDRLEYLRGLEKRKQEITDSITEQGKMTEDLAADIAAAETLARLEDIYRPYKQKRRTRATIAKERGLEPLAELILAQDKTSGTAQALAAPFVDPEKEIPTAEDAIAGACDIIAEQVSDSAEGRQRLRLYYQKNAVLRSVAADPDKESVYSTYYDYAEPVAKVPSHRVLALNRGEKEEFLKVAVEVDGGYAAGLLGGLFVKKGSITTGLVQEAVADAYKRLIHPSLEREVRSDLTEMANEQAIKNFGVNLKALLMQPPVKGKTVLAIDPAYRTGCKIAVVDQTGKVLDTTVVYPTPPQNKTVEAKRVLGALIKKHGVQVLSIGNGTASKESEIFAAEMIHELDCGLQYMMVNEAGASVYSASKLAAAEFPDYDVSLRSAVSIARRLQDPLAELVKIDPKSVGVGQYQHDMPPKRLDETLAGVVEDCVNRVGVDLNTASASLLGYVSGLSAAVAKNIVAYREENGEFTSRPQLKKVPKLGPKAYEQCAGFLRIPHAKNVLDNTGVHPESYDAAKTVLESFGYTLADVAGHKISDLPDKVKAQGEAKVAECCGIGVPTLRDIVNELLKPGRDLRDDLPQPMLRSDIMDLKDLKPGMELRGTVRNVIDFGVFVDIGVHQDGLVHISQITNRYIKHPSEVLKVGDIVTVWVISVDVQKKRISLTMKKPKQM; encoded by the coding sequence ATGGACTTTGCCGCGATCCTTTCAAAGGAATTCAACATTGCAAAAAACCTGGTGGAAAACATCATCGCGCTCATCGACGAGGGCAATACCATCCCGTTCATTGCGCGTTACCGAAAGGAAAAAACCGGTTCCTGTGACGATCAGGTGCTGCGGGAACTTTCCGACCGGCTCGAATATCTGCGCGGGCTTGAAAAACGAAAACAGGAGATCACCGATTCGATCACGGAACAAGGCAAGATGACCGAGGACCTTGCCGCCGATATTGCCGCGGCCGAGACGCTCGCCCGCCTGGAGGACATCTACCGCCCCTATAAGCAGAAGCGGCGCACCCGCGCGACGATTGCGAAGGAACGCGGGCTGGAACCACTGGCGGAACTGATCCTCGCACAGGACAAAACCTCCGGTACGGCGCAAGCGCTGGCCGCGCCGTTCGTCGATCCGGAGAAGGAGATCCCGACGGCGGAGGACGCCATCGCGGGAGCCTGCGACATCATTGCGGAACAGGTGTCAGACAGCGCGGAGGGCCGCCAGCGGCTGCGTCTTTATTATCAGAAGAATGCCGTCCTGCGCAGCGTGGCCGCCGATCCGGACAAGGAGAGCGTCTACAGCACCTATTATGACTACGCGGAACCGGTTGCCAAGGTCCCAAGCCATCGGGTTTTGGCGCTCAACCGCGGAGAGAAGGAGGAATTCCTCAAGGTCGCCGTTGAGGTGGACGGAGGATATGCCGCCGGGCTGCTTGGCGGGTTGTTTGTCAAAAAGGGCAGCATCACCACGGGCCTGGTGCAGGAAGCGGTCGCGGACGCTTATAAACGACTGATCCATCCTTCGCTTGAACGAGAGGTGCGTTCCGATCTCACCGAAATGGCGAACGAACAGGCGATCAAAAACTTCGGCGTGAACCTGAAGGCGCTGCTCATGCAGCCGCCGGTCAAGGGAAAGACAGTGCTCGCGATCGACCCGGCCTACCGGACCGGCTGTAAGATCGCGGTGGTTGACCAGACCGGCAAGGTGCTCGACACGACGGTGGTCTATCCGACCCCGCCGCAGAACAAAACCGTTGAAGCCAAACGCGTCCTTGGCGCGCTGATCAAAAAGCACGGCGTGCAGGTGCTTTCGATCGGCAACGGCACTGCTTCCAAGGAAAGCGAGATCTTCGCGGCCGAGATGATCCATGAGCTTGACTGCGGGCTCCAGTACATGATGGTCAACGAGGCCGGCGCGTCGGTCTATTCGGCCTCGAAGCTTGCGGCGGCCGAATTCCCGGACTATGACGTTTCACTGCGCAGTGCGGTTTCGATCGCGCGGCGGCTGCAGGACCCGCTGGCAGAGCTTGTGAAGATCGACCCGAAGTCGGTCGGCGTGGGCCAGTACCAGCACGACATGCCGCCCAAACGGCTTGACGAGACGCTTGCGGGCGTGGTGGAAGACTGCGTAAACCGGGTCGGCGTGGATCTAAACACGGCGTCCGCGTCACTATTGGGATATGTTTCGGGACTTTCGGCGGCGGTCGCGAAGAACATTGTTGCCTACCGCGAGGAGAATGGGGAATTTACCTCCCGGCCACAGCTCAAAAAGGTGCCGAAGCTCGGCCCCAAGGCGTATGAGCAGTGCGCAGGATTTCTGCGCATCCCGCACGCGAAAAATGTGCTTGATAATACCGGCGTGCATCCGGAAAGCTATGATGCTGCAAAAACGGTGCTGGAGAGTTTCGGCTACACCCTTGCGGATGTGGCGGGGCATAAGATTTCAGATCTGCCGGACAAGGTGAAGGCCCAGGGCGAGGCGAAGGTGGCGGAATGCTGCGGAATCGGCGTGCCGACCCTCCGGGACATCGTAAACGAGCTTTTAAAGCCCGGCCGCGATCTGCGCGACGACCTGCCGCAGCCGATGCTGCGCAGCGACATTATGGATCTCAAGGACTTGAAACCCGGAATGGAGCTGAGGGGCACCGTACGCAATGTGATCGACTTTGGCGTGTTCGTGGATATCGGTGTGCATCAGGATGGGCTGGTACACATCTCACAGATCACCAACCGTTATATCAAGCATCCGAGCGAGGTGCTCAAGGTAGGCGATATCGTTACCGTGTGGGTTATTTCGGTGGATGTACAGAAGAAACGTATTTCGCTCACCATGAAAAAGCCGAAGCAGATGTAA
- a CDS encoding B12-binding domain-containing radical SAM protein has product MRILLVALNAKFSHTNLAVRYLRNELRAAGFDAEIGEYTINQQPREILADIVARAPDKLFFSCYLWNIRMIRQVGADFRLLFPDTPIVLGGPEVSFDPQTQLTAMPWADAVICGEGEPLVARVAGEKRPRGIYRGTGFADLDALPFPYTDLAALQNRVLYYESSRGCPFGCSYCLSSADRTPRFRSLELVYRDLQRFLDAKVMQVKFVDRTFNLDARRALAIWRYLAEHDNGVTSFQMELGGDLTTGEQLAFLQAVRPGLFQFEIGVQSTCEQALQKICRATDLVKLRENVAAVKAAGNIHQHLDLIAGLPLETFQRFGQSYDEVFSMRPQQLQLGFLKLLRGSSLYEKRTEYGIIHSAEPPYEVLCTPQLSFPELARLKTVEEMTETYYNSGRFSHALDYLLEYSVSPFWTLLALGEGMPARAVGKYEYYERLLDFAVRQGCDREIMGWLMKYDLCLHERPRRLPKGCPMGEPSRPAQYGLPPAAHVETFPFDVTCPSRPSIRTVLVFDYAKRDLFGRAAVKKLE; this is encoded by the coding sequence ATGCGCATATTGCTGGTGGCGCTTAACGCCAAATTCAGCCATACCAATCTGGCGGTGCGCTATCTGCGCAATGAACTGCGGGCTGCCGGTTTTGACGCTGAAATTGGGGAATACACGATCAATCAGCAGCCGCGGGAAATCCTTGCCGACATTGTGGCCCGTGCACCGGACAAACTCTTTTTTTCCTGTTACCTGTGGAACATCCGGATGATCCGGCAGGTGGGGGCGGATTTCCGGCTGCTCTTTCCCGATACGCCAATCGTACTCGGCGGACCGGAGGTGTCGTTCGACCCGCAGACGCAGCTCACTGCGATGCCATGGGCTGACGCGGTGATCTGCGGCGAAGGCGAGCCGCTCGTCGCGCGCGTCGCGGGCGAGAAACGCCCCCGCGGTATTTACCGCGGGACCGGCTTTGCCGATCTCGACGCGCTGCCGTTTCCCTATACCGATCTTGCCGCGCTCCAGAACAGGGTGCTTTATTACGAATCCTCGCGCGGATGTCCGTTTGGCTGCTCCTACTGTCTTTCCTCCGCTGACCGAACGCCGCGCTTTCGTTCGCTCGAATTGGTTTACAGGGACTTACAGCGGTTTCTTGACGCAAAGGTCATGCAGGTGAAATTTGTCGACCGTACTTTTAATCTGGATGCAAGGCGAGCGCTTGCTATCTGGCGGTATCTTGCCGAACACGATAACGGCGTCACCTCGTTTCAGATGGAACTGGGCGGCGATCTTACCACTGGAGAGCAGCTCGCGTTCCTGCAAGCCGTGCGGCCCGGGCTTTTTCAGTTTGAAATCGGTGTGCAGAGCACCTGCGAGCAGGCCCTGCAAAAAATCTGCCGCGCGACCGATCTTGTGAAGCTGCGGGAAAATGTTGCCGCTGTAAAAGCCGCCGGGAATATCCACCAGCATCTCGACCTGATCGCAGGGCTGCCGCTCGAAACCTTTCAGCGATTCGGGCAGTCGTACGACGAAGTTTTCAGCATGCGTCCCCAGCAGCTTCAGCTGGGATTTCTCAAACTGCTGCGGGGTTCATCGCTCTATGAAAAGCGGACGGAGTATGGGATCATACACAGCGCTGAACCGCCTTATGAAGTGCTCTGCACGCCACAACTTTCCTTCCCGGAGCTTGCGCGGCTCAAAACGGTGGAGGAGATGACCGAAACTTATTACAATTCCGGCCGTTTTTCACATGCGCTCGATTATCTTTTGGAATACAGTGTGTCGCCGTTTTGGACGCTGCTTGCCCTTGGGGAAGGGATGCCCGCGCGTGCGGTCGGCAAGTACGAATATTACGAACGGCTCCTTGATTTTGCGGTCCGGCAGGGCTGTGACCGGGAAATCATGGGCTGGCTGATGAAATACGACCTCTGCCTGCATGAACGGCCCCGCCGTCTGCCAAAGGGATGTCCGATGGGCGAGCCGTCCCGACCGGCACAGTATGGACTGCCGCCCGCTGCGCATGTGGAAACCTTTCCGTTCGATGTGACCTGCCCGTCCCGCCCGTCCATCCGGACTGTGCTCGTTTTTGACTACGCAAAGCGGGACCTTTTCGGCCGCGCAGCCGTGAAAAAACTCGAATAA
- a CDS encoding GNAT family N-acetyltransferase has protein sequence MVEILPAASSQLEEIYLLICELEGTPVSRKGFSACYRQNLENPQVHYFVAQEGGRVLGFISLHIQQLLHHAAKVAEIQELVVCGQLRGQGIGKLLFAAAKEAAVREGCLQLEVCCNRSRVMSHTFYLRQGMTNRHFKFCLPLRETKG, from the coding sequence ATGGTTGAAATTTTACCGGCAGCGTCCAGTCAGCTCGAAGAGATCTATCTTCTGATCTGCGAACTGGAGGGCACCCCAGTCAGCCGGAAAGGCTTTTCGGCGTGTTACCGGCAGAACCTTGAAAACCCGCAGGTTCATTATTTCGTCGCCCAGGAGGGCGGCAGGGTGCTCGGCTTTATAAGCCTGCATATCCAGCAGCTTCTGCACCATGCCGCCAAAGTCGCGGAAATCCAGGAGCTGGTGGTGTGCGGGCAGCTGCGTGGACAGGGCATCGGCAAACTTCTGTTTGCCGCCGCAAAAGAGGCCGCTGTGCGGGAAGGCTGCCTGCAGCTGGAGGTCTGCTGCAACAGATCTCGCGTCATGAGCCACACATTCTATCTTCGTCAGGGGATGACCAACCGGCATTTTAAATTCTGTCTCCCGCTGCGGGAGACAAAAGGCTGA